From a single Pseudoalteromonas nigrifaciens genomic region:
- the pabB gene encoding aminodeoxychorismate synthase component I, with protein sequence MLNNKNNCIKLAITQSCIDVFAHFAHLPYAILLDSANSEHVDSRFDIIAIEPKSTLEVQNNLSILNNQPDARSCFEIMNSELLKLNNNKAANNLPFSGGWLGYLGYDLGRTLENLPSSAINDIDLPQMAVGLYLDALIYDKQQNSWFYIAQPKVNRLALYQQYLAQPAIMPSFALKTAWQSNMSRADYAQKFAVIEDYLKTGDCYQINLAQRFSAQYEGSPWAAYVKLTAANKAPFSSFINHPQGAILSISPERFILVSDNQVQTKPIKGTLPRKADPQQDAQQAQLLANSAKDRAENVMIVDLLRNDLGKVAKPGSVQVPSLFAIESFPAVHHLVSTVTATLAEGKTAVDQLAAAFPGGSITGAPKVRAMEIIEELEPHRRSIYCGSIGYLSACGNMDTSITIRTLVCHAQQIHCWAGGGIVADSKVALEYQETYDKVNKILPLL encoded by the coding sequence ATGCTAAACAATAAAAATAATTGTATAAAATTAGCCATAACACAAAGCTGTATTGATGTATTTGCGCATTTTGCCCACTTGCCTTATGCCATTTTACTCGATTCGGCCAATAGTGAGCATGTAGACAGTCGTTTTGATATTATTGCCATCGAGCCCAAAAGCACACTGGAAGTACAAAACAACCTCAGTATTTTAAATAACCAACCCGATGCAAGAAGCTGCTTTGAAATAATGAACAGCGAACTGCTAAAACTTAATAACAACAAAGCGGCCAACAACCTACCCTTTAGTGGTGGCTGGCTGGGTTATTTGGGTTATGACTTAGGCCGCACACTTGAAAACCTCCCAAGTAGCGCTATAAACGATATAGACTTGCCACAAATGGCCGTTGGCTTGTACTTAGATGCACTCATATACGATAAACAACAAAACAGTTGGTTTTATATTGCCCAGCCTAAGGTTAATCGCTTAGCACTTTATCAGCAGTATTTAGCACAACCTGCCATTATGCCTAGCTTTGCACTTAAAACTGCGTGGCAATCTAATATGAGCCGCGCTGATTATGCGCAAAAATTTGCCGTAATTGAAGATTATTTAAAAACAGGCGATTGCTATCAAATAAATTTAGCACAACGTTTTAGTGCCCAATATGAAGGCTCGCCTTGGGCTGCCTACGTTAAATTAACAGCAGCGAATAAAGCGCCGTTTTCTAGCTTTATAAACCATCCGCAAGGCGCAATTTTGTCTATTTCTCCGGAGCGTTTTATATTAGTAAGCGATAATCAAGTGCAAACTAAGCCGATTAAAGGCACGTTACCGCGAAAAGCGGATCCGCAGCAAGACGCCCAGCAAGCACAATTATTGGCAAACTCTGCCAAAGATCGCGCCGAAAATGTAATGATTGTTGATTTATTACGAAACGATTTAGGTAAAGTAGCCAAACCAGGATCGGTACAGGTGCCCTCATTATTTGCTATTGAGAGCTTTCCGGCGGTGCATCATTTAGTTAGTACAGTTACTGCCACATTGGCAGAGGGTAAAACGGCGGTTGATCAACTCGCTGCAGCATTTCCTGGGGGCTCGATTACTGGCGCGCCTAAAGTGAGAGCAATGGAGATTATTGAAGAACTTGAACCGCATCGTCGCAGTATTTATTGTGGTTCAATAGGCTATTTAAGTGCTTGTGGTAACATGGATACCAGCATTACTATTCGCACTTTAGTATGCCACGCTCAACAAATACACTGCTGGGCCGGTGGTGGCATAGTAGCTGATTCTAAAGTTGCATTGGAATATCAAGAAACATACGATAAAGTAAATAAAATACTTCCATTATTATAA
- a CDS encoding NUDIX hydrolase — protein sequence MNSEHIIARFQLSPTAAPDQGIDTPKKRASAVMLPLIDVDDHAHILLCKRPIYLHHHPGEICLPGGKFEASDITLRTTALRELHEELNITPSNVKVFGQLPLYSTLTGFNISPFVGMLNKHTIWENDHNEVQASFLLPLRDLTNEANWQPLPFQRFGKTIILYGYNTPHGLLWGATASIIKNFTKQLALPV from the coding sequence TTGAATAGTGAACACATTATAGCGCGGTTTCAGTTAAGCCCTACGGCAGCGCCAGATCAAGGAATAGATACCCCTAAAAAGCGTGCCAGCGCAGTCATGTTGCCGCTTATTGATGTAGATGATCATGCGCATATTTTACTGTGTAAGCGCCCTATTTATTTGCACCATCATCCCGGTGAAATTTGCTTGCCCGGTGGTAAGTTTGAAGCAAGTGATATTACGCTTCGCACTACTGCCCTGCGTGAACTACATGAAGAGCTAAATATTACGCCCAGTAATGTTAAAGTATTTGGCCAATTACCTTTGTACTCAACACTCACCGGCTTTAACATTAGCCCTTTTGTTGGCATGCTTAATAAACACACTATTTGGGAGAACGATCATAATGAGGTACAAGCTAGTTTTTTATTACCACTGCGTGATTTAACTAACGAGGCTAATTGGCAGCCCCTGCCTTTTCAGCGTTTTGGTAAAACCATTATTTTATATGGTTACAATACCCCACATGGTTTACTTTGGGGTGCAACTGCAAGCATCATTAAAAACTTTACAAAACAACTCGCCTTACCAGTTTAA
- a CDS encoding NCS2 family permease — MLEALFKIRANDSSVQRECVAGMTTFITMVYIVFVNPAMLAQAGMDQGAAFVATCIAAAIGCFIMGLWANYPLALAPGMGLNAFFTYGVVLGMGYTWEAALGAVFMSGCIFLFLSLFKVREWIINAIPLVLKQAIATGIGAFLALIALKSAGIIVSSPATLVQLGDITAPGPLLAILSFFVIAALLYRDFKSGVLISILLVTGIALAFGLVEYQGVMSMPPSILPTFMQLDFSAAFELSMLSVIFAFLFVDLFDTSGTLVAVTQKAGLADEKGNMPRLGRALSADSTATIAGAMLGTSTTTSYIESVAGVSVGGRTGLTAVVVGICFLLMMFFAPLAQMVPAYATAGAILYVSVLMLQNLKFVNWDDMTDAIPVSVVLLMTPLTFSIAHGIALGFISYTAVKVLCGKKDQVSISVWILTALFIVKFAFLS; from the coding sequence ATGCTCGAAGCCTTATTTAAAATCCGCGCAAATGATTCCTCAGTACAACGTGAATGTGTTGCCGGTATGACTACTTTTATTACTATGGTTTATATTGTTTTTGTTAATCCAGCAATGCTTGCCCAAGCAGGAATGGATCAAGGCGCTGCGTTTGTAGCTACATGTATTGCAGCTGCAATAGGCTGTTTTATTATGGGCCTATGGGCCAATTATCCGTTAGCGTTAGCGCCGGGTATGGGATTAAATGCTTTTTTTACCTATGGCGTTGTTTTAGGAATGGGCTATACCTGGGAAGCGGCATTAGGTGCTGTGTTTATGTCGGGTTGTATATTTTTATTTTTAAGTTTATTTAAAGTACGAGAGTGGATTATTAATGCCATTCCACTGGTGCTAAAACAAGCAATAGCGACCGGTATTGGTGCTTTTTTGGCGCTAATTGCGCTTAAAAGTGCAGGGATCATAGTATCTAGCCCTGCAACCTTAGTGCAACTAGGTGATATTACTGCACCTGGGCCATTACTTGCTATTTTAAGTTTTTTTGTGATTGCGGCATTGTTATATCGCGATTTTAAAAGTGGTGTGTTAATTAGTATTTTACTGGTAACAGGTATTGCTTTGGCTTTTGGTTTGGTTGAATATCAGGGGGTTATGTCTATGCCGCCGTCAATTTTACCAACCTTTATGCAACTTGATTTTAGTGCGGCATTTGAGCTTTCAATGTTGAGTGTTATTTTTGCATTTTTATTTGTAGATTTATTTGATACCTCAGGCACCTTGGTTGCGGTCACGCAAAAAGCAGGGCTTGCAGATGAAAAAGGCAATATGCCACGTTTAGGGCGCGCTCTTAGCGCTGATAGCACTGCCACTATTGCTGGTGCAATGCTTGGTACATCTACTACTACATCTTACATAGAGTCGGTGGCTGGCGTTTCTGTAGGCGGACGCACAGGCTTAACAGCCGTTGTTGTGGGTATTTGTTTTTTATTGATGATGTTTTTTGCGCCACTAGCGCAAATGGTGCCAGCGTATGCCACTGCCGGTGCTATTTTATATGTTTCGGTACTTATGCTACAAAACTTAAAGTTTGTAAACTGGGACGACATGACAGATGCCATTCCTGTTAGTGTGGTGTTATTAATGACCCCGCTGACATTTTCTATTGCTCATGGTATAGCGCTTGGGTTTATTTCTTACACCGCGGTTAAGGTGTTATGCGGTAAAAAGGATCAAGTAAGTATTAGTGTGTGGATTTTAACGGCATTGTTTATTGTTAAGTTTGCATTTTTATCTTAA
- a CDS encoding SulA-like leucine-rich domain-containing protein produces MLQPITVRTVKSYQQDDKSDCVNLIQIEDEISATFELLKVLHQYNSLNAWTLLIAPDHVPSKALLDSCSIDTSKLLVIRQKHLVNLEYVLSSALHNGNFAAVITWTDIINDQQLTQLSLNLSTTNTKLYCFTKNTHNLEIPLTQ; encoded by the coding sequence ATGTTACAGCCTATTACCGTAAGAACCGTTAAAAGTTATCAGCAAGACGATAAAAGTGATTGTGTAAATTTAATTCAAATTGAAGATGAAATTTCAGCAACCTTTGAATTGCTTAAAGTATTACACCAATACAACAGCTTAAATGCATGGACACTGCTGATTGCCCCTGACCATGTACCGAGTAAAGCCTTGCTTGATTCATGCTCCATTGACACCAGCAAATTACTGGTGATCAGGCAAAAACATTTAGTAAACTTAGAGTATGTACTTAGCTCGGCGCTGCACAACGGAAACTTTGCTGCGGTTATTACCTGGACTGATATTATTAATGATCAACAGCTGACACAGCTATCATTAAATTTAAGCACTACAAATACTAAGCTTTACTGTTTTACTAAAAATACTCACAACCTTGAGATACCACTAACTCAATAA
- a CDS encoding L-serine ammonia-lyase, translated as MISAFDMFSIGIGPSSSHTVGPMRASRLFVNDLQEKQLLANVTDIKVELYGSLGQTGIGHGSGKAVILGLAGYDPETIDADLVDTILATIEKEQVIYLNQTHKAKFPKQGAIVFHRRKTLPKHSNAMEIIASNNGEKVYSQIYYSIGGGFIVTDQDFENEKQAALDIREENPAPFPFGSAQELLEMCKESGFSVSTLMMHNEKTLRSENDIKDELFNIWQVMKACIERGMRTEGILPGGLKVKRRAPNLHLKLNVEVSNDPLRAMDWVDLFALAVNEENAAGGRVVTAPTNGAAGILPAVLMYYHTFIKEVDRDIVTRYLLTAAAIGILYKKNASISGAEVGCQGEVGVACSMAAGALTEIVGGNVVQVENAAEIGMEHNLGLTCDPVGGLVQVPCIERNAMGAIKAINASRLAIRGSGEQKVSLDKVIKTMLETGNDMKTKYKETARGGLAVNIIEC; from the coding sequence ATGATAAGTGCATTTGATATGTTTAGTATTGGTATTGGCCCTTCTTCGTCACATACCGTTGGCCCAATGCGCGCATCTCGTTTATTTGTTAATGACCTACAAGAAAAACAATTATTAGCAAACGTTACCGACATTAAAGTAGAGCTATATGGATCGTTAGGCCAAACTGGTATTGGCCACGGCTCGGGTAAAGCAGTAATACTTGGCCTTGCTGGGTATGATCCTGAAACCATCGACGCCGATTTGGTTGATACTATTTTAGCCACAATTGAAAAAGAACAAGTTATTTATTTAAATCAAACGCATAAGGCTAAATTCCCAAAGCAAGGGGCTATTGTTTTTCACCGTCGTAAAACGCTACCTAAGCACTCTAATGCAATGGAAATTATTGCCTCTAATAATGGCGAGAAGGTTTATAGCCAAATTTATTACTCAATTGGCGGTGGCTTTATTGTTACTGACCAAGATTTTGAAAACGAAAAACAAGCAGCGCTTGATATTCGTGAAGAAAACCCTGCACCTTTTCCGTTTGGTAGCGCACAAGAATTACTGGAAATGTGTAAAGAGTCGGGTTTCAGTGTATCTACTTTAATGATGCATAACGAAAAAACACTACGCAGCGAAAACGACATTAAAGACGAGTTATTTAATATTTGGCAGGTAATGAAAGCCTGTATTGAGCGTGGTATGCGTACCGAAGGGATTTTACCAGGCGGTTTAAAAGTAAAACGTCGTGCTCCTAATTTACATTTAAAACTTAATGTTGAAGTAAGTAACGACCCCCTACGTGCTATGGATTGGGTCGACTTATTTGCTTTAGCTGTAAATGAAGAGAACGCCGCAGGCGGGCGTGTTGTAACCGCGCCTACCAATGGCGCAGCGGGTATTTTACCAGCAGTACTTATGTATTATCATACTTTTATAAAAGAAGTTGATCGCGACATAGTTACGCGTTATTTATTAACCGCCGCCGCTATCGGTATTTTATATAAAAAGAACGCCTCTATTTCGGGTGCCGAAGTAGGTTGCCAAGGTGAAGTGGGCGTGGCTTGCTCAATGGCTGCAGGCGCACTTACCGAAATTGTAGGTGGTAATGTAGTGCAAGTAGAAAATGCCGCCGAAATTGGCATGGAGCATAACTTAGGGCTTACGTGTGACCCAGTTGGTGGCTTAGTGCAAGTACCGTGTATTGAACGCAACGCCATGGGCGCGATAAAAGCAATTAATGCGTCACGCCTTGCAATTCGTGGTAGTGGTGAGCAAAAAGTATCACTCGATAAAGTGATTAAAACTATGCTCGAAACCGGTAACGATATGAAAACTAAATATAAAGAAACCGCTCGTGGTGGTTTAGCCGTTAATATAATTGAGTGTTAA
- the cysB gene encoding HTH-type transcriptional regulator CysB gives MKLQQLRYIVEVQNHKLNVSATAESLFTSQPGISKQVRMLEDELGIQIFGRSGKHLTHVTSAGEEVINISREILSKVEGIKAVAHEHTLPDQGKLNIATTHTQARYALPNVIKGFMKKYPAVSLHMHQGTPQQISDAAARGDADFAIATEALHLYSDLVMLPCYHWNRSIVVAKDHPLAKKANSITVADIAKYPLITYVFGFTGRSELDKAFSAHGLEPHIVFTATDADVIKTYVRLGLGVGVVASMAIDQVSDTDLVCIDASHLFEASTTKIGFRKGSFLRTYMYDFIERFAPHLTKERVERANLLRNQEDVDKLFADIELPVK, from the coding sequence ATGAAATTACAACAACTTAGATATATTGTAGAAGTTCAAAATCATAAATTAAATGTCTCAGCAACAGCTGAAAGTTTATTTACCTCACAACCAGGTATTTCTAAGCAAGTGCGCATGCTTGAAGATGAGTTAGGTATTCAAATTTTTGGTCGCAGTGGTAAACATTTAACGCATGTAACGAGTGCCGGTGAAGAAGTCATTAATATATCGCGCGAAATCCTCTCAAAAGTGGAAGGTATTAAAGCGGTTGCTCATGAGCATACTTTACCTGATCAAGGTAAGCTTAATATTGCCACTACTCATACCCAAGCACGTTACGCATTGCCGAATGTTATTAAAGGGTTTATGAAAAAATACCCCGCAGTGTCACTTCATATGCACCAAGGTACACCGCAGCAAATATCAGATGCAGCTGCACGTGGCGATGCCGACTTTGCTATTGCAACAGAAGCACTACACTTATATTCAGACCTTGTTATGCTACCTTGTTATCATTGGAACCGTAGTATTGTGGTGGCAAAAGACCATCCATTAGCTAAAAAAGCCAATAGTATAACCGTGGCTGATATTGCAAAATATCCGCTTATTACTTATGTATTTGGCTTTACTGGCCGCTCAGAACTAGATAAAGCATTTAGTGCTCATGGGCTTGAGCCGCACATAGTATTTACCGCCACCGATGCCGACGTTATTAAAACGTATGTACGCTTAGGATTAGGCGTTGGAGTGGTTGCGTCAATGGCGATTGACCAGGTCAGTGATACTGATTTAGTGTGTATTGATGCCAGCCATTTATTTGAAGCGAGTACCACTAAAATTGGTTTTAGAAAAGGCAGTTTTTTACGCACTTATATGTATGACTTTATTGAACGCTTTGCACCACACTTAACTAAAGAGCGAGTAGAGCGTGCTAACTTATTACGCAACCAAGAAGATGTTGATAAGTTATTTGCTGATATAGAATTGCCAGTTAAATAA